A single genomic interval of Coccidioides posadasii str. Silveira chromosome 1, complete sequence harbors:
- a CDS encoding uncharacterized protein (EggNog:ENOG410PH7F~COG:S~BUSCO:9651at33183), whose amino-acid sequence MAISTHQAQPVTLSLQELTEGSVSFEALAEAFGPSSLGIIVVKDLPERFKDLRAQVLSNSSYLASLPADELESLTCAEAKYLVGWSCGKETLRSGHFDTLKGSYYVNCAFYQDPDLQNTPAEDYPDFPQYTAPNIWPPTDRLPTFRQSLVELCTLIIDTAVLVARACDRYAQANIDGYTPGYLEHVVKTSTTTKARLLHYFPSPAENIAIDHVSSQEEENQDDWCATHLDHGCLTGLTSAMFVDEAANPPGADPSRTFPLPELGTSPDSNAGLYIRSRTGEVVKVNIPKDCLAFQTGEALELITKGKFKAVPHFVRGAKTTGQARIARNTLAVFTQPNLSEEVETGKTFADFAREVVERNH is encoded by the exons ATGGCTATCTCCACTCATCAAGCTCAACCGGTTACGTTGAGCCTACAGGAGCTTACTGAAG GTTCTGTGTCATTTGAGGCACTGGCGGAGGCCTTTGGTCCTTCGTCCCTGGGAATTATCGTTGTTAAAGATCTCCCTGAGAGGTTCAAGGACCTTAGAGCTCAAGTTCTATCTAATTCATCGTATTTGGCATCATTGCCTGCGGATGAACTAG AATCCCTCACTTGCGCCGAGGCAAAGTACTTGGTAGGATGGTCATGCGGGAAAGAAACCCTTCGATCAGGGCATTTCGATACTTTGAAAGGATCTTACTATGTCAACTGTGCATTTTATCAGGACCCCGATTTACAAAATACGCCGGCTGAGGATTACCCTGATTTCCCACAATATACGGCGCCAAATATATGGCCACCCACCGACAGACTGCCCACATTTCGCCAAAGCCTGGTGGAACTGTGTACACTCATAATCGATACCGCAGTTCTTGTTGCCCGAGCTTGCGATCGCTATGCCCAAGCTAATATCGACGGCTATACACCAGGCTACCTTGAACATGTTGTCAAAACCAGTACGACCACCAAGGCGCGGTTACTACACTATTTCCCGAGTCCTGCAGAAAACATAGCGATTGACCATGTTTCTTCtcaggaagaagaaaatcaagatGACTGGTGCGCGACACATCTTGATCACGGGTGCCTCACGGGTCTTACATCCGCCATGTTCGTTGACGAAGCAGCAAATCCTCCGGGTGCAGATCCTTCCAGAACATTCCCCCTTCCGGAACTCGGCACATCTCCAGACTCAAACGCAGGATTGTATATCCGTTCAAGAACAGGTGAAGTTGTCAAAGTGAACATACCGAAAGATTGTCTCGCCTTCCAAACCGGAGAAGCACTGGAACTTATAACCAAGGGCAAGTTCAAGGCGGTGCCGCATTTTGTTAGAGGTGCGAAAACAACGGGTCAAGCACGAATTGCGCGGAATACGTTGGCTGTCTTTACGCAGCCAAATCTGAGTGAAGAGGTGGAAACGGGAAAGACGTTTGCTGATTTCGCGAGAGAAGTTGTCGAGAGGAATCATTAA